The sequence TTCTGGAAAAGAATGAGATGCTGTCCTATTTGCGAATGAATGGATTGTTCTTCAGAAAGCTGTTTCAGGTCGGTTCTCAGCGTATAGTAAAACGTTCCGGTCAAGATCAGGGAGATCGTGGCGGTAAAGAGAACCGGGAAAAAAAATAAGTGCTGAAGCTTGTTTGTCATCTGTTTCATGGCAATACCGAACGTTTTATAGAAAAGGTTATCCCCGTCACCAATGACGCTGTTTACGGCAATGGTTCCACTGTGGCGGCGCATGTTGTCGGCATAAATGGAAAGGCCCAGGCCTGTGCCGAGACCAACGGGATTGGTGGTGAATAACGGATCAAATATTTTATCGATGACACTTTGCGGCATGCCGCAGCCGGTGTCACTGATCTCAACACAAATAGTGTGGGCATCCGACCCGGTGCAGATGGTGATCCGCCCCTGAGCCTCCATGGCTTGTACCGCATTGACCAGCAGATTGAGAAATACTTGTCCCAGTTGTAGGGGAAAGCACTGGCATGAGGGGATCTCCTGAAGGTCCAGTTGAACCGTGACAGTATATTTCTGTCTGCAGTTTTTTCAGCGCTTTTTCACCGTTGGAGACACCCGTAACTTGATGTTCTTTGTCCTGCCGATTCAGTTCCAGCAGGTTGCGGGTCATGTTGTCATCATCGGCAATCAAGATGGTTGCCATAAACCTCTCCCTGCGGGTTATTCCTCTGTATTGGCAAACTCGTTGGCAATCGCAACAAATTGATCTTGTAAAACAACGAACGCGTCAACAACATCCGGGTCGAATTGTTTTCCACGCTCTTCGCGGATGATGGCGATGGTCTCTTCCATGGGAAAAGGCTCTTTGTAGGGGCGTTTGCAACTCAGGGCATCAAAAACATCCACCAGGGTCATCAGTCGTGCCGGAATCGGAATGTCTTCACCAGCCAGATTGTCCGGATAGCCGGTACCGTCCCAACGCTCATGGTGGTGCATGGCGATTTTGCATGCGATGTCGAGAAAAATCAGAGACCCTTGGCTTTCCGCATCTTTTTTATCGTCGGGATGGGCATCCAAAACACGTTGTGCTGCTTTGGCCAGAGCGTCACCGCCAATTTTGCTGTGAGTTTTCATGATCTCAAATTCGTCAGGAGTCAGGCGTGCGGGTTTCAGCAGTATTTCATCGGGAATGCCGACTTTTCCGATGTCGTGCAATGGTGCGGCTTTGGCGATCAGTTGCCGATCCGATTCACTTAGCTCCGCTTGGAAGCGTGGATGATCTTTGAGCTGCTCCATTATCAGCACCAGGTAGGTTTGGGTGCGCTGAAGGTGATAGCCCGTTTCCTGATCACGTACTTCCGCCAGAGAGGCCAGGGCATACAAGGTGACGTCCTTGATCAGTTCGTTTTCCGCCATGCGTCGCCTGACCTCTTCTTCAAGCCAGGTATTTTGATTCTGTAGTCGATCACGTGATTCCTTTAATTCCAACTGGGTTTGGGCCCGCGCCAACAGAATCGCCGGTCGGATCGGTTTGGTCACATAATCCACCGCCCCCAGAGCCAGACCGAATTCCTCGTCTTGATCGGAATCCATGGCCGTGACAAAAATAACCGGGATTTCTTTGGTTGCCGGGTTCGCTTTGAGTTCACGCAGAACGGCGTAGCCATCCATTTCAGGCATC comes from Desulfuromonas acetoxidans DSM 684 and encodes:
- a CDS encoding response regulator; amino-acid sequence: MATILIADDDNMTRNLLELNRQDKEHQVTGVSNGEKALKKLQTEIYCHGSTGPSGDPLMPVLSPTTGTSISQSAGQCGTSHGGSGADHHLHRVGCPHYLC
- a CDS encoding response regulator, yielding MQTGQKKIDQMLKTILVVDDIRENLEVIGGVLQSDYRVRVANSGQRAIKAAASEPRPDLILLDVMMPEMDGYAVLRELKANPATKEIPVIFVTAMDSDQDEEFGLALGAVDYVTKPIRPAILLARAQTQLELKESRDRLQNQNTWLEEEVRRRMAENELIKDVTLYALASLAEVRDQETGYHLQRTQTYLVLIMEQLKDHPRFQAELSESDRQLIAKAAPLHDIGKVGIPDEILLKPARLTPDEFEIMKTHSKIGGDALAKAAQRVLDAHPDDKKDAESQGSLIFLDIACKIAMHHHERWDGTGYPDNLAGEDIPIPARLMTLVDVFDALSCKRPYKEPFPMEETIAIIREERGKQFDPDVVDAFVVLQDQFVAIANEFANTEE